The Kiritimatiellia bacterium genome includes the window GGGGTCTGCAAGCCCATGCGCGGCTTCGTGTACGGAACGTACAAGACCGTGGCGCAGATCGAGGAGGGCGTGGTCCGGGACCTGGTGTTCAACGACGACCTGGAGCACCGCAAGGAGAACGGGTTCACCGGCATCGCGATCTGCCACAACACCAAGCTGCTCAAGGCCATCGTGTACGGCGCGGCGGTCCATAACAAGACCGGCCGCGAGCTGGATTTCGCGGTGGACCTGTTCGCGCATTACGTCAAGCAGGTGCGCACGCTGCCCTGCCCGCTGTCCAAGATGCTGGAGTTCGGCACCGAGGACACGCTGCACAAAACCCGGAGACATCTCCATGGAGATCTCGGACTTCCTGTTCAACCGCCTGGCGCCGGTCCTGCGGGAGCGTGACCGGGTCCTCGTGGGCATCTGCGGCCGCGCCGGCGCGGGCAAGTCCACCCTGACCCAGCACGTCGCCAAGGACCTGAAGGCGCGCGGCATCCCGACGCTGCTCTACTCGGGCGACTGGCGCTTCTACCTCGATTCCGCCGACCGCAAAGCGTGGATGGAGGAGAAGTGGAAGCTGGGCATGGACGCCTACATCTACGCGCTCAACCAGTTCAGCTGGTGGAACTTCTCGCGGATCTACCAGGAGTTGGACGCGCTGATGCAGGGCCGGGCCGTGGACATTGCGGAAGCCTACGACCGGCGCACGGGGAAGAAAAACCACGCCGTCCGCCTGCCGGCGCTGGAGCGCGGGTGCATCCTGTTCGAGAACAGCATCCTCGGCGGGGCGGAGCACCTGCAGCGGCTGGACCAGGTCGTGCTGGTCAACACGGAGGACGAGGTTTGCTTCCGGCGCATCCTGGACAAGGACGCGGGGCGGCGCTCGTTCTCGGAGATCGTGCAGCGGCACCTGGTCACGACCTTCGGCGAGAATTTCTTCCTCAAGATGCTCCTCGAGAAGTTTCCGGAGCGTACGGTGGCCTGCTCTTCGGATGGCCGCCTCGGGCCGCTCCCGAAGATCCACGACCCGTCGCATATCCCCGTGCCCTACATGAAATCCACGTGGCGGGAGGCCAAGAAAGGGACCGTCTTCGTGGACCTGGACGGCACGCTGGTCAAGCACGTGGAAGTGCCGTCGGAAACCGGCGAGGAAATCAAGCTGCTTCCCGGCTCGGTCGAGAAGCTGAAGGAATTCCGGGAGCAGGGGCTCATGATCGTGCTGACCACGTCCCGGCCGCAGCACAAGATCATCCACGTGGCCGCGAAGCTGCGGGCGGCCGGGCTGGTCTTCGACCAGATCATCTCCGACCTGCCGCTCGGGCCGCGGCACCTGATCAACGACTCCAAGGACAGCGAGGTCCGGGCGTACGCGTACCCCCTCCTGCGGGACGCAGGGATCGGGTCGCTGGAACTCCAGGGCTGACCGGCCGCGGGGCCCAGATCCTGACGCGCTCGCTTCCCATTCATTCGGCCGCGGAGCGGCGGAACGACAGGGGGGCGCTTCAACGGGCGGTGGTCAGGGTAAAAACCCTCACGCCCGGGATTTGCCCGCTGGTGAGTTCCGGATACGAAACAGCCAGGAACCCGTCGGCCTCCGTGTCTTTCTCCCAAGCCAGATAAAACTCCACGCCGTTCGCCGCGAGTTCTTCAAGGACGGCGGCCGGCTCCGCGCCGTCGCGGGTCTTGCCCAAGTATCGCCCGGCCAGGTGGTACGACGTGAAGAGCGACCGGTAGTAATCGGAGTCCGAGGCCAGGCGCGAGCCCGGCGGGATGAACTCCCGCAGGCGCCGGCCGAGTTCGGCCTCCGCCCGCCCGTGCCCCGCGTGGCTGTAGAGCTTGGAGGCGGGGAAGTAGAGGAACGACAGCGCAAGCAGCGCGGCGGGCAGGAGCCGCCCCGCGCCGGCGGGGGCGGGCCGCTTCCACAACGCGTCCAGGAGCATCATGGCCAGCAGCAGCAGTAGAAAATGGGGCAGCGCGAGGTAGCGGGGATAGACGCAGATCGGCAGGTAGCCGCCCGTGTACAGGGCGATCGTCCACAGCCCGAGCCAGCCGGCGGCGCGCGGCCAGTCCTTCCGCCGGCCCGCGCCCAGGAAGAGCGTTGCCGCGAGAACGGCCCACGACAGCAGCGAGAAGGCGAGGAAGATCCGCACGCTGGATTTCACGTTGCCGAGGAACAGGCCCGCGGCGTAGCGCCGGGCCGCGGGCGATTCGAGCGGGCTCCAGGGCGGGATGGGATAGAACGTAGGGTCCTCCCACGCGCTGCAG containing:
- a CDS encoding HAD hydrolase family protein — protein: MEISDFLFNRLAPVLRERDRVLVGICGRAGAGKSTLTQHVAKDLKARGIPTLLYSGDWRFYLDSADRKAWMEEKWKLGMDAYIYALNQFSWWNFSRIYQELDALMQGRAVDIAEAYDRRTGKKNHAVRLPALERGCILFENSILGGAEHLQRLDQVVLVNTEDEVCFRRILDKDAGRRSFSEIVQRHLVTTFGENFFLKMLLEKFPERTVACSSDGRLGPLPKIHDPSHIPVPYMKSTWREAKKGTVFVDLDGTLVKHVEVPSETGEEIKLLPGSVEKLKEFREQGLMIVLTTSRPQHKIIHVAAKLRAAGLVFDQIISDLPLGPRHLINDSKDSEVRAYAYPLLRDAGIGSLELQG